A region from the Sandaracinus amylolyticus genome encodes:
- a CDS encoding OmpA family protein has translation MGRRTAVIAMLVLAACGGARDAARNAAVASSDRDVDIVDVDARVAGDPCPGEAEDVDGFEDDDGCSDLDDDRDRIADADDRCPREPETYNGLDDEDGCPDHCALPLTSGPIAPQRERFFFVKDSARLGDGALDLARAVAGTLSGNPQIKRVELHGHAGREERRPVALARRRAERLRDVLVSLGIDPARVVVIAHGASEPVTAGDTPEQRALNRRVELVLPDS, from the coding sequence CGGTGGAGCGCGTGATGCGGCGCGCAACGCGGCCGTCGCATCGAGCGATCGTGACGTCGACATCGTCGACGTCGATGCGCGTGTCGCCGGCGACCCGTGCCCGGGCGAGGCCGAGGACGTCGACGGCTTCGAGGACGACGACGGATGCTCGGATCTCGACGACGATCGCGATCGCATCGCGGACGCCGACGATCGCTGCCCGCGCGAGCCCGAGACGTACAACGGGCTCGACGACGAGGACGGCTGTCCCGACCACTGCGCGCTCCCGCTCACCTCCGGCCCGATCGCACCGCAGCGCGAGCGATTCTTCTTCGTGAAGGACTCCGCGCGCCTCGGCGACGGTGCGCTCGACCTCGCGCGCGCGGTCGCCGGCACGTTGAGCGGCAATCCGCAGATCAAGCGCGTCGAGCTGCACGGTCACGCAGGACGCGAAGAACGCCGACCCGTCGCGCTCGCGCGTCGACGCGCCGAGCGGCTGCGCGACGTGCTCGTCTCCCTGGGGATCGATCCCGCGCGCGTCGTGGTGATCGCGCACGGCGCGAGCGAGCCCGTCACCGCCGGCGACACACCCGAGCAGCGCGCGCTGAACCGGCGCGTCGAGCTCGTGCTCCCTGATTCGTAG